A genomic segment from Sciurus carolinensis chromosome 1, mSciCar1.2, whole genome shotgun sequence encodes:
- the Yipf1 gene encoding protein YIPF1, whose protein sequence is MAAVDDLQFEEFGDATTSLVANPDATTISIEDPGETPKHQPGTPRGSGREEDDELLGNDDSDKTELLAGQKKSSPFWTFEYYQTFFDVDTYQVFDRIKGSLLPIPGKNFVRLYIRSNPDLYGPFWICATLVFAIAISGNLSNFLIHLGEKTYHYVPEFRKVSIAATIIYAYAWLVPLALWGFLMWRNSKVMNIVSYSFLEIVCVYGYSLFIYIPTAILWIIPQKAVRWILVMIALGISGSVLAMTFWPAVREDNRRIALATIVTIVLLHMLLSVGCLAYFFDAPEMDHLPTTTATPNQTVAAAKSS, encoded by the exons AATTTGGTGATGCAACCACTTCTCTAGTAGCAAACCCAGATGCCACCACAATAAGCATTGAGGATCCTGGTGAAACCCCCAAGCATCAACCAGGAACCCCAAGAGGCTCAGGGAGAGAAGAGGATGATGAGTTGCTGGGAAACGATGACTCTGACAAAACTGAG tTACTTGCTGGACAGAAGAAAAGCTCTCCCTTCTGGACATTTGAATACTATCAAACATTCTTTGATGTGGACACTTACCAG GTCTTTGACAGAATAAAAGGGTCTCTTTTGCCAATACCCGGAAAAAACTTTGTGAGGTTATATATCCGCAGCAATCCAGATCTCTATG GCCCCTTTTGGATATGTGCCACATTGGTCTTTGCCATAGCAATTAGTGGGAATCTTTCAAACTTCTTAATCCATCTGGGAGAGAAGACATACCATTATGTGCCCGAATTCCGAAAAG TGTCCATAGCAGCCACCATCATCTATGCCTATGCCTGGCTGGTTCCTCTCGCCCTCTGGGGTTTTCTCATGTGGAGAAACAGCAAAGTTATGAACATCGTTTCCTATTCGTTTCTGGAGATTGTGTGTGTCTATGGCTATTCGCTCTTCATTTATATTCCCACAGCA atACTGTGGATTATCCCTCAGAAAGCTGTTCGTTGGATTCTAGTCATGATTGCCCTGGGCATCTCAGGATCTGTCTTGGCAATGACATTTTGGCCAGCTGTTCGTGAGGATAACCGGCGCATTGCATTGGCCACAATCGTGACGATTGTGTTGCTTCATATGCTTCTTTCTGTGGGCTGCTTG GCATACTTTTTTGATGCACCAGAGATGGATCATCTTCCAACAACTACAGCTACTCCAAACCAAACAGTTGCAGCAGCCAAGTCCAGCTAG